One Rhinolophus ferrumequinum isolate MPI-CBG mRhiFer1 chromosome X, mRhiFer1_v1.p, whole genome shotgun sequence genomic window, CCTGAGAGCTGTCCTCTGCTCAAGGAAATCCCTGTTTTCCCAGATCCTTTGGGTCCACAGGGTCTGCTGGAGGCCCTCTGTGCTGGAAGATGGCATTCTGTGGccctgggagggctgggggggGAGCATGGCTGAGATGGCATAAGAGCAAGACTGTGCGGGGAGGACTAGGGAGGAAGGTGTCTTTCCCACTCTTCCCTGTCTCCAAATGCAGAGATTGGGAGGATGCTCTCGGGGAGGCAGGAGCAGGCAGAGAGCAGCCCCCCTGACCCAGAAGCAGGGAGCAGGGTGCTGCAGAGAGCCCGGGGCCTGAGAGCTGAGAAGGGGCAGACCTGGGGTTTGGCCAAGAACACAACCATCCTTCCTGACTGCCTACCCAGGCGGTGGTGAAGGATGGCAGCATCTTATCTCCTCTAGGGCCCTCCCAGGGGCCACCCCAGCCCATTCTCCTCCATTTCTTCTGGCTCAGGTGATGGCACAAGGGCCTCTGGAAAAAGGGGGATGGGagacggggcggggggggcggggggctgggctgtgggagggaggggacgcCTGGGTCTCCGTCAGAATGGGCCGAACCTCTGAGATGCTCAATGCAGAAGCCACCGCCGCCCCTCACCCCCATCTTGGGCTCCGCAGCTCTCCGGGATGGTTTCCTCAGGTCCCTTTCATATTTCTCCCGAACCCCCAAGGGGTCCGGACGTCTATATGTCGGCAACCGCCTCCCTCCAGGCTACCAACGTCGGGCCGCGTACCTTTTCAGTCAGGGCCAGTCAAAGCAAGTCCCGGCAGCACAATTTCTTCTTTCCGGTTTCCCTCTTCGGCCCATGTGAGGCAACAGGTCAGCCGCACTCAGATAATTTTCTCGAGCCCGAGGGAAAGGGCCCGTTTTGTGAGTTTCTGTGCAATCCGGCGCCGGCCGCGACGCGTGTGGGCGGGTCACGGCTGGGTCCGGGGCTCGCTGGCCTCGGGGCTCGGTGGCCGGCGCCCTCCCGCGAAGGTCTAGGGTCCGGGCGCCTGGGCCGTCCCGCCTCTTACCCCGGCCGCGTCTGGGTGACCCGGGCGGCCCCGCCGTCCTCCATGCCGGCGGCCCTGCTCGTCGCGGGCGTGCGGCCGCGGGACGCTCCGGACCGGCCGCGGTGGCCACCGGCGCTCACTCGATCCGCACCTGCAGGCGGACGTTGAGCATCACGGAGGCCACGACGTAGAAGTAGGGGAAGTTCATGCGCAGCCGCCAGGCCAGGTCGAAGAAGGTGAGCAGCGTGCGCGTGAGCCCCTTGCAGAAGGTGCCGTAAGAAGTGCGGGCCGCGGCCGAGCGCGACAGCCTCACTGCCAGGCCCGAcagggccgccgccgccgcagccgccgaCAAAGCCGCCGACGCCGCCATGGGCCGGGCTGACGCAGGCCCTGTTGACCCGCAGGAGCGAGATCAAGCGGACAGGTGGACGCGAGGCCTGGTGTGACCTGCCAGCCCCGGggccctcctgcccctcccctccctcggTATCCTCTGGAGCTGGTATaggcccccgcccccgccgcagCCACTGCCTCACCTCCTCCCTAGGGTAGCTCCGCCCCTACGTAGCCACGCCCCTTGTCGGGATTCACTGAGCTGCTGCGGCTGATATAGCCCTGCCTATGGCACACACAACTCTGGCAAGCCCCGCCCACGACACCACCCTACCCGCAAGGGTAGGCTCCTAAGAGCGGAGCTGGAAGTCCTGAGCCCATGGGAAGGCGATGCTTTCCTGGTGGATAGCGGAGGGCTGGAGCGTCTGGGCCGCTGTGCTGATAATGTACAGAAGGCCATCCGAAGGCCCCGCCCATTCATACCATCTTCCACTGTCTTTTGTGGAGCTGTTGTAGCTTTATGAACATTTTACTACAGACTGCAACTCATTGAAACCAGGTAGTTAACCAATATCATAAAATCTCCAAGTTATTGGACGATTTCACCTACAAGTTGTTGCCATAGACTGAGAGCCCTGTGGGCACGTAACAAAAGTGGGAGGAGGCCTAGCTAGGAGTGCATCTCAGGTCTTTTGAGCAACACCCCTTCTGTTTACAGCCAGCTCTATAACATTATCATGAGTAAGGATGAATACTCTTGAGAAAGAGGCAAGTGAAGTGAAATATTCTGATTTCGTCTAACGTACCTTGAAACCACATCCTCTCCATAGGTCGCTTGGAATTGCCCGCGACACTACCCttctctcattcatttcttcttcaaatatttattgagcactgattATCTGCCAGGCTTTGTTTTAGGTGCTGGAAACACAGCAGAGAACAACAAAATCCTGCCCTCAAGAACCTAATATTTAAGGGCAGGGAGACAGACATttgtaaataaatcaataaatatgatttttcagCTGGTAACcggaaacataaagaaaatacagcaGGAGTATGTCATTGAATGTTTCACGGCAGGAGAAGAAAACTCTTTTATAGAATTTGATCAGGGAAAGGAAACTCTAAGGAGGTTATATTTGAGCTGAAATCTGAGACTATGAAAAGGAAATAGCCATGGAAAACCTAGAGGAAGAGCTgtccaggctgagggaacagcaatTGCAAAGGTTGATTCTGTCTCGGGTCTGTTGATGAGTTCTTTGCCTAAGCTGATTTTagacataacattttttttcctgcaaagatTCAGGTCAGTAAGATAGGTGGATACACATCATGAAACAGTATGCTGTAGTTGGAAGGAAGAGACTAGATTTACATACAGCGACATACATGTGTCTTAAAAATGTGcagatgaaaaaagaaactgggtGAGATGTATATAGCAAAGCACCATTTTggtaaaatgaaagtaaattcaTGGGACATTggaagccaggtttctcactgttggaaaaagaagttacaaataagtaaaaaggaaagTAAGAATGAACCCAGTGGAGCCACTTTGAATAGAAGGCTGAATAGTCTGCCATTTTATGAATCGTTCgaaatttttatatctttgcaaCCCCTCTTCCTAGAGTTATAgggtgtttactatgtgccaggcactgttctagaggCCAGGATGTTGATGGACATATGGGTTATTTCTAGTGCTTTGCTAGTACAAAAAGTGCTGTCATTAACATGCTTATACTTGTCTGCCAATGTACATGGACAAAGGTTCCAGCTTGTCTACACTCAGGAGTGGAATCCTGAGTCAAAATGTGTGTGCATCTTGAATAGGTAATTCCAATTACCTGGAATTACCAGGTAATTccaatttgttttccaaagtgtcagTAGCAATCATATGCCTTCCATCAGTGAATAAGACTTGTACCACCACATCCTCTCGTATTCTTGATACAACTGATTACAATTTTTGCCAGTCTAAGTGATGTGAATTGGCATGTCACTGTGTGTTTAATCTACATTTGTGCAGTTACTGATGATGCTGAGTATCTTTTCAGTGTCTGTTGACAATTTGGTTTCCTCCTATCCTATAAGAACTGCTTCTTTCAAATCTTCTGTCCACTTTTCTATTAGACTGtttgatagaaataaaattgattttaacatTGACTTTACATCTAGCATCCTCTCTTATTAATTCCAATGATTAATATCTGATTCTTTGTGCTTTCTAAATGGAAAATCCTTATGATCTGTAAAGAACAACAGTTTTCTATCTTCCTTTCCTAcccttatattgatttttgttgcATTACAAAGCCTAGTTAAGACCTTCAGTCTTAGGGGcttcctttgtttttatcttgATCTTAAAGGGGATGCTTTCAAAGTTTCACCCTGGATAGTTTATTCCAAATATCTACCTCACTAACTGTCTAACCTCCTTCAAGTCCTTGCTcaactattatttttctaatgaagCTTACTCTGACTATCCTGTTCTAAAATACAACTTGCCACCCTTCCCCAGCACTCCAGAACTTCCTTCCCTGCTAcatttttccatagcacttattaCTTTCCAACATACCAtacattttccttatttactGTTTTTATCATCTACCCTCTCTTCAAACCATGAGAATGATAGTTCTACAAGGACCAagtttttttgtctctttgttcaCTGATTTATTCCCACTGATTTATTGCTCAGAAGGGTATCTTAGtcagcactcaacaaatattaattaaatgaatgaataaatggaaagtacTTCATAGAGTAACTGGCTGGCATAATGACATaaccactcaataaatggtagtagTGATTAAGAAAGAATTCCGTGTAGTTAGACCATACTTGTGGCTCCTAAATTGAAAGCATTAGAGACTGTGGGAACTCTTGAGCTACAACAGGTGAATCAACAAGTCATtgcttattattaaaaaatttacaGATTTTGGAATGTGGTCAGGAAAAACAAAGTTAACACTGAAAAAAGATTCAAAGGAAATTCTAACCAATTCATGTGGTCCAGTGCTAATGGGAGAATTCCTTTTGAAAATGAACTAATATGTTACTAAATAGCTCCTTTTCGTTTAATTTATTTACGTTATTAAAAAATGACTAGTACTGGCAGAGTTGATATTAATGAACTGTAGCAACTGTGGTTTTTCCTGAGAAACTAAAAGGTAAGTAACATATGTGCATACtctacaaattaaataaattaagcaattaaatgtgtttttctaagaTGTTTGTCAatttcaagtaaatatttatcacaagaaaaataaaatttgaaaaaaaaatgagaaggaggaggaggaggaagagaaggagggagaattCCATGATAAATTACCACTGGGCTCCATAAAAGGTAGGTATTGGCCATCCCTAAAATGTTACATGCtcacaagaacacacacacacacacacacacacacacacacacacacatgcacacacacacttcactcAAGCAACAGGTaattctgggttttattttcatttggtcCCATTCTCATGCTCATAACCTCTTGCAAGCAAGGTTCCGGTCAGAGTCTTACTCTGAGAGGTACTGCTGCAAGATGTAGAGGCCAAAGGGATGCATTCTTTCTCTGGCACTGGTGTGGTGGCAGGCTAGTGCAGGTTTAAAAGGTGGAGACTCCTGCAGCTTTCTTGGATTCCACATTCTTCTGTCAGTCTCCAGCTCCAGGGCACCAGGGAGGCTCTGGCTTTGGCACAGCTTCCTGGACTGTCCTGATTCCTTGACCTTAAACAGATTGGTCAGTTTCTAATTTCAGCATTAGAtcctttcctttttgaaatgCCTGCCGTGTTTTCTCGTTAAGTGACTGTTCTTGACTAATCCAGGGAGCACGACAGACAAGGTCCTGCCTTTACTGAATTTCTAAAGGGGATATGGCCAAGGAAATAGGCAGTTACCATATAGTGTGAAAGGCCCATCAGTTAGTTTGTCAGTCAGTCAATAAAAATTGGTGAGGGCTTACACCAgagtcccaggcactgtgctaagaaatATGGAGAAATGATGCTCAGTGTCTAGAAGAAAGAGATGGTAAACAAatgaggaatgaataaataattcaagGCAATGTGTGTTCTTAGGAGACTTTCAGAGTGCCGGTATTTCTGAGCACCTAAAGGATGCCTGGGCACCCTGGCAGCCGATCCAGTGCAAAGGGCCCATGATGAAGGCTGCCAACCCCAGGTCCCACTGGAGTCTTGGGCCTTATCGTGAGAGTGTTAGGTGAGAATCAATTCAGAAATTGCAGAGTAAGGacaaagaaatatctcaaatgaaTAACCTAAACTTCTACCTAAACAAACCAGAAAAAGTGTGAcctaaacccaaagcaagcagaaggaaagaaattataaagattagagcagaaataaatggaatagataatagaaaaacaatggagcaaatcaatgaaaccaatagTTGGCTCTTTGAAATGATCaagaaaattgataaacctttaggtAGACTgaccaagggaaaagaaaaaagactcaaattgctaaaatcagaaatgaaaaagaagacatctctctatctttatttttttattttttatttatctttttacaggactttattggggaacagtgtgcacttccaggattttttccaagtcaagttgttgttgcCCTTGTTAggtgcaggggacgcagcccaccatcccttgcgggaattgaaccagcaaccttgtggttgagagcccgcactccaaccgactgagccacccagccagccCAAGACAtctctatatttaaaaagtcatataagAGAatgctatgaacaattgtatgccaaAGAATTAAATGACCTcaataaatttctagaaagaaaaaaaactaccaaaactgaTTGAAAAAGCAATAGATTTTAAACTGCCTACTTTAAAGAAGTGACTACgatggtatgtgaattatctcaGTAAAGctcctataaaaattaaaaataaaacccaaactcttgtaaaaaaaatagaaaatctgaatagacctataacaagtaaagTGATTGAATTAATAAGTAAAGCacttcacaaacacacacacacacatacacacatgcacgcatgcacacacactcacacccaggTCTAGATTcattcactggtgaattctaccaatcaCTTAAAAAAGACTGAATTCCAATCCTTcgcaaactcttccaaaaaaacagaagagaacacttcctaactcattctatgagagTACTATTACTCTGATACAAAAACTAGACAgaaacatcacaagaaaaacaaacaaacaaaaaatctcagGTCAATGTCCCTTACGAATACAGAACCAAAAATCCTCAAACTAATCCAACAACatataaaaggattatacacaGTAAATGTATTAGCtggctaggactgccataacaaagtatcgcagcctaggtggcttaaacaacagaaatgaattttctcaCTATTTTGGAGGTTAGACGCCCAAGAGGAAAGTGGCATCAAGGTTGATATTTTTCTGAGGCTTCTCTCCCTGTTCTTCACATAGTCTTCCATCTATCTGTATCTGTGTCAaaatttcctcttataaggacactagtaaTATTGGATCAGGGGTCATcctaaagacctcattttaacttaattgctTCTTTACAGACCCTATCTCGGTCATATTGTGagcactgggggttaggacttcagcataaaTTTTAGGGGGatacaattcaatccataacagttaccaagtgggatttatcccagcaATACAAGGttggttaaaaattaaaatcaatcaatgttgTACACCATATTAACAGGATAAAGGCCAAactcacatgatcatctcaatagaaaaagcatttgacataaaCTAACGTCATTTCATGATAAAGTCACTgaaaaaacagagagtagaagggaatttcctcaacctgataaacaGCTGGGCAGCCACCAGATGCCTGACTATTAAGCTACTCCGTGTCCAGGGCCACTCACAATAGCATGCACTGCCCTACATCCAGGAGTCTGGGGCTATTTCTGGGGCTTGTCAAAACCAGTTGGTGACAGGTCCAGCCTGCAGCAGCTTTAATGCTATTGGCAAAAATAGCAGATGTAATTGTATCTGAACTGGAGCGGGAGGGCTTCTAAGGGATTTGGTGGCTGATGAGGCATAAAGGGTCCCCAGAGAGCAGGCTGATAAGGTTTCTGAGTGATGTATCAAAGGGGGCCTAGGGACAGTGGGTGGTGAGGGTGGTCCAGAGGAGGGTACTGGAGTGAGGGACTTTGGCAACCAATGGCCCGGGAGAAGTTGGGATCTCCTGAAGTTGGGAAGACATCCATAACAAGGGAGAGTTGGCAAGGTGGGGAGTGAGGCTGCAGGGCCTGGGCTTCAGAGCCATCACAGATTGGTAAATTCTTCCAGTCTCACTTCACCATAGGGTCCAGAGCATTTGGCTGGCCAGGGCTTCCTGGAGAGAGGGCTTAGTTTGTGTTAGAAGGTGGGTACCTGGGAAAAATGAAAGGTACTGGCTGTGGGGGCTCGAGGTCTAGAAGGAAAGCCCTGGTCCTAGGCAGCACCTGAAATGCAGGAAGGGTACTGGTAAGACAAAGGGACCGGGAGGCTAATTCAGGTCTTTGTCATAGATCCCAAGACCATAGGGAGCCCTTGACTGGCCAGTATCATGTTGAAAGAATAACACTCACTAAATTATGTATTGTTGAGCTTTGGGAAGTGGATGCCCTGCCTCTAAAAGTTTTTCAGTCTTGAGGGTAAAATGGAGACACTTGGGTCTTCCAGACATATTCATGTAAATGGCCTCTACCGAGACCTAGACATGGGGATTCTTAAAGCTAcacaaatgttttagaaatagatTTTTGAGTGGTACATTGAAGACAAGCTAAACCCTCACTTAATATTCTTATAATGACCATGGCTGATGGTGCCCCAAATAAAACAGTGATGCAATCCAAGCTCCCTGCATGGCACTACATGACCTGACCCTCTTCACTGAGCAATCCTCACCTCCAAATCACACTTAAAAGTGTCTCTCAGGACCATAATGTATGTTTTGCTATAAGGCCCAGCTGGCCCCAGCTTCAAAGCAGAACAGGACACAGCCTATGTTTTGAGGTCCAAGTAGATGTGAAAGTTTGGCTTTTCCACGATATTATGATGAATGAAAAGGGCGCTCTGTAATAAATCTGACAAGCACAACgactgaaagtaacctcacagggcgATCTGatcaaattcctaactgggcagatcaTGATGGTGGGTAGTGATGCCTCAGATCTATTAACTTCcctagtaaaaggtttatctttgccttaagtaaGCCCTGTCCACTGGCCTTGTGCATCTAGCAGACAAGAAAAGGGGTCAGGGTGTTTCTTAACATACCCTTGAAATGTCAGAATAATCCTCTTTTTCAGAACCCTGGGAgaccaccctcaagggagcatataatcttattaactatCCTATAATTCAATCATAGAGATTTCCctgtcttgctttctcccaccttcatgtaatctccCTTAAATTCCCACTTTAATTCCAAATATgtaaaaagaactgcaaaactgtcatttgcaggagcatttgagatcctgttttctggcatattgtcagtttggctcaaataagctCTTATAATTCCCTACAAGTTTGGACGTTCTTACATCAGCAATAATATTTAACATTCAACAGAAAGCAGTTGCTTAGAGCTGACCGCTGAACTCTCTGTGGAGTGGGTGTAGGGGTGAAGAGGTGGAGCtgctgtgggtgggtgggtagaggGCGCCTAGAGGCAAAAGAAAAGCACTCAGGCTGGGAGAAGTGGGGGCTCAACACCTGGGAGCCTACCTCCATCCTCTGGGCAAGTTCTTGCGCCACCTTTCAAGACAGACACTAGGCCCTCCCTGCAGAAGCCCATAGATCAGACCCTCTACCCTAAGAAATGCAAAAGGGGTGGGCCTGGAAGCGATTTCCCATAGGTCACCACTTTTCCGGCCTACGTCTGTGGTGAGAGGAGCGTCGGAGTCCCGCTCATCAGCCCTCGCTGAGCGCACCACGCCCACATTGGCTGGGTGGTGGGCTCCTCAGTTGGCAGCCGTGGCTAAGGCTTGTGTGAAACCCTCCGATTAGAGGTTGGCGGTGCAGAGGAGCAGGCACCGCTACCGAGAAGGGACTAGACTTAGACTGAAGCAAGCCTCGCGGAGCCCAGTGTCACGTGGGCCCCAGGCCGCTCTGAAAATAGGACCATGCTTCGGTTTATTTCCAGGGCTCTTGGTTTCTGGAGGAGGACCGACTCGTCGGCGGCAGAGAGGGAGCAGCATCAGAGTCTCTTGGAAGG contains:
- the LOC117028535 gene encoding small integral membrane protein 10-like protein 2A, whose amino-acid sequence is MAASAALSAAAAAAALSGLAVRLSRSAAARTSYGTFCKGLTRTLLTFFDLAWRLRMNFPYFYVVASVMLNVRLQVRIE